A part of Paraliobacillus zengyii genomic DNA contains:
- a CDS encoding quaternary amine ABC transporter ATP-binding protein: MPVISVEGLSKVFGKNAKESLKLLDDGKSKDEILKQTGDTVGVNRVSFDVEAGEVFVIMGLSGSGKSTLVRLINRLIEPTEGSVLVDGENLATMNKDDLRRVRREKLSMVFQSFGLFPHRTILENAEFGLEIQGIDKEVRKKKAKEALEMVGLGNYINQLPEQLSGGMQQRVGLARALANDPTVLLMDEAFSALDPLIRKDMQDELLELQESMQKTILFITHDLDEALRIGDRIALMKDGVIVQIGTPEEILMNPANDYVERFVEDVDRSKVLTAEHIMKRPETINIEKHGPRVALERMREEGLSSIYVIDGKRTLKGYVTADDASEARKNEVRDIKEILKTDVPTVTKDTPLHDIFEIIHNSPVPIAVVENEKLLGIIVRGAVIAALVSDSEVNLENA, translated from the coding sequence ATGCCGGTTATATCAGTAGAAGGCTTATCCAAAGTTTTTGGTAAAAATGCGAAAGAATCATTAAAGCTTTTAGATGATGGTAAGTCAAAAGATGAAATCTTAAAACAAACTGGTGATACAGTTGGGGTTAATCGGGTTTCCTTTGATGTGGAAGCTGGAGAGGTTTTTGTTATTATGGGTTTATCTGGAAGTGGTAAATCTACATTAGTAAGATTAATTAATCGTTTGATTGAACCTACTGAAGGAAGTGTATTGGTAGACGGTGAGAATTTAGCAACAATGAATAAAGACGATCTTCGTCGAGTTAGACGTGAGAAATTAAGTATGGTATTCCAAAGTTTCGGTTTATTTCCTCATAGAACTATATTAGAGAATGCTGAATTTGGTTTGGAAATACAAGGTATAGACAAAGAGGTAAGAAAAAAGAAGGCAAAAGAAGCGTTAGAAATGGTTGGCTTAGGTAATTATATCAATCAATTACCAGAGCAATTATCAGGTGGTATGCAACAACGCGTTGGTTTAGCTAGGGCGCTTGCAAATGATCCAACTGTACTATTAATGGATGAAGCATTTTCAGCATTAGACCCATTAATTCGTAAAGATATGCAGGATGAGTTATTAGAGTTACAAGAATCAATGCAAAAAACAATTTTGTTCATTACACACGATTTAGATGAGGCATTACGTATTGGTGATCGTATCGCTTTAATGAAAGATGGTGTAATTGTACAGATTGGTACACCAGAAGAAATTCTGATGAACCCTGCTAATGATTACGTAGAACGATTTGTTGAAGATGTAGATCGTTCAAAAGTATTAACTGCTGAACATATTATGAAACGTCCAGAGACAATAAATATAGAAAAGCATGGACCGCGTGTTGCGTTAGAACGTATGCGTGAAGAAGGACTTTCTAGTATTTATGTAATTGATGGTAAACGTACTTTAAAAGGTTATGTTACCGCTGATGATGCCTCTGAAGCTCGTAAAAACGAGGTTAGAGACATTAAAGAAATTTTGAAGACAGATGTTCCAACAGTAACAAAAGATACACCGTTACATGATATTTTCGAGATTATCCACAATTCACCAGTTCCTATTGCTGTGGTAGAAAATGAAAAGTTACTTGGGATTATTGTAAGAGGTGCTGTTATAGCAGCATTAGTAAGTGATAGTGAGGTGAATTTAGAAAATGCTTGA
- a CDS encoding DUF3267 domain-containing protein, with amino-acid sequence MNCWKSVNVQKEVGINRIYLLSFLVGVLSFIFLFLPFASIHQGYTLKDQGIFPLILGLALLPIIHKVVHFIPLLLTKRSFKLKFRFNKMKFPIISVLSIARMSKRTSIITLLAPTVLLTLPGLIASYLFIDYFAYFLIFSSVNIGISYTDFIYTSKFIRAPRKCMVENDGTGYDILV; translated from the coding sequence ATGAATTGTTGGAAATCTGTAAACGTGCAGAAAGAAGTAGGCATTAATCGAATTTATTTACTATCATTTTTAGTAGGCGTATTATCATTTATCTTTTTGTTCTTACCATTTGCTTCCATTCATCAAGGGTATACATTAAAAGATCAAGGAATATTCCCTTTAATTCTAGGTTTGGCTTTATTACCTATTATTCATAAAGTAGTTCATTTCATTCCATTATTATTAACCAAACGTTCGTTTAAATTAAAATTTAGATTTAATAAAATGAAATTCCCGATAATTTCTGTATTATCTATTGCAAGAATGTCTAAAAGAACTTCTATTATCACGTTATTGGCGCCAACTGTTTTACTAACTTTACCAGGTCTTATAGCCAGTTATCTTTTTATAGATTACTTTGCTTATTTTCTAATATTCTCATCAGTAAATATTGGTATTTCCTATACCGATTTCATCTATACAAGTAAATTCATCCGCGCACCTAGAAAATGTATGGTTGAAAATGATGGAACAGGTTATGATATTTTGGTTTAA
- a CDS encoding glycine betaine ABC transporter substrate-binding protein, whose amino-acid sequence MIKRNYVVGMLILLLLFITACGEDEQQEQTVGEKLDYTITGIEPGAGATSLAREALEDYDNLAGYTLEEASTAAMVTALGSAIDNEEPIVVTGWTPHWKFAKYDLKFLEDPEGSFGGAENINTITRLGLEEEMPEAYSILDNFMWTTDDMEQVMLLTQDENLSFEEAAKQWIGENEALVANWTDGVEEVDGTKIEIVSTPWDTERASTAVIVEVLTRQGYEVTDTPVDPSVMFQAVASNDADASVAPWLPATHGAFYEQYKDDIVDLGENLQGAKIGMVVPTYMDIDSIADLDPAK is encoded by the coding sequence ATGATAAAACGAAATTACGTTGTTGGAATGTTAATATTATTGCTCCTTTTCATAACTGCTTGTGGGGAAGATGAGCAACAAGAACAAACAGTTGGAGAAAAATTGGATTACACGATTACGGGTATTGAACCTGGCGCTGGTGCAACATCATTAGCAAGAGAAGCTTTAGAAGATTATGATAATCTCGCTGGATACACGTTAGAAGAAGCATCAACTGCAGCAATGGTAACAGCTTTAGGATCAGCAATTGATAATGAGGAACCAATCGTTGTAACAGGATGGACACCACATTGGAAATTCGCGAAGTATGATTTAAAATTCTTAGAGGATCCAGAAGGTAGTTTCGGTGGTGCAGAAAATATTAATACAATAACGCGTCTTGGTCTTGAAGAAGAGATGCCCGAAGCCTACAGCATTTTAGATAATTTTATGTGGACAACAGATGATATGGAACAAGTTATGTTACTTACCCAAGATGAAAATCTTTCATTTGAAGAAGCTGCAAAACAGTGGATTGGGGAAAATGAAGCTTTAGTTGCGAATTGGACAGATGGAGTAGAAGAGGTTGATGGAACTAAGATTGAGATTGTATCAACTCCTTGGGATACTGAGCGGGCATCTACAGCTGTTATTGTAGAAGTTTTAACGAGACAAGGCTATGAAGTAACGGATACACCTGTTGATCCATCTGTTATGTTCCAAGCAGTTGCGAGTAATGATGCTGATGCATCTGTTGCCCCGTGGTTACCTGCAACACACGGTGCCTTTTATGAGCAATATAAAGATGATATTGTAGATTTAGGTGAGAATCTTCAAGGTGCAAAAATTGGTATGGTGGTACCGACATATATGGATATTGACTCCATCGCAGATTTAGATCCTGCTAAATAA
- a CDS encoding tryptophan transporter, whose protein sequence is MKTKVLVLLSLFIAIGAVLHIVSPPIFGVKPDIMLTMMFLGIILFPKVQYVFLLAIATGIISAMTTNAPGGQISNLVDKPITALIFFVLLLLIPSKVNKNITAPVLVAIGTAVSGTIFLTMAIFVLGQMPGTFSVLFVTVVLPTIVINTVLTIILYPILQKIMKRSQISTV, encoded by the coding sequence ATGAAGACAAAAGTATTAGTTTTATTATCTTTATTTATTGCAATTGGCGCTGTACTACACATCGTTTCACCACCAATTTTTGGGGTCAAGCCAGATATCATGCTCACCATGATGTTCTTAGGTATCATATTATTTCCAAAGGTCCAATATGTCTTCTTATTAGCAATTGCTACTGGAATTATTTCAGCAATGACGACAAATGCTCCAGGCGGACAAATTTCTAATTTAGTAGATAAACCGATTACAGCACTCATATTCTTTGTTTTATTATTGTTAATACCTAGCAAAGTAAACAAAAATATAACTGCACCTGTTTTAGTAGCGATTGGTACCGCTGTAAGTGGAACTATATTTTTAACTATGGCAATATTTGTACTCGGACAAATGCCAGGTACATTTTCCGTACTATTCGTAACAGTTGTCTTACCAACGATAGTTATTAATACTGTCTTAACTATCATTTTATATCCTATTTTACAAAAAATTATGAAACGTTCTCAAATATCTACTGTTTGA
- a CDS encoding GbsR/MarR family transcriptional regulator: MDINAQESKQQLIINEFTKTIEMFDIPSSEARLFSILFIEDSPMTLDEMSVASGKSKTSVSTGIRTLLELNLVERVWKKGVRKDLYTTDPNLYRKFMNVYIHRWINHASTQLQSLEEIAHDIQKDNNEEKSVTDSHTLLEKKLTDIITFQTLIKDTFQSMKPETKYQ; encoded by the coding sequence ATGGATATTAATGCACAGGAAAGCAAGCAACAGCTGATCATTAATGAATTCACAAAAACTATTGAGATGTTTGATATACCTTCGTCTGAAGCGCGTTTATTTTCCATCTTATTTATTGAAGACTCTCCAATGACTCTTGATGAAATGAGCGTAGCATCAGGGAAAAGTAAAACTTCTGTTAGTACTGGAATTCGCACATTATTAGAACTGAACCTTGTAGAGCGTGTTTGGAAAAAAGGGGTACGTAAAGATTTATATACAACAGATCCCAATCTTTATCGTAAATTTATGAATGTCTACATTCATAGATGGATTAATCACGCATCGACTCAACTACAATCATTAGAAGAAATTGCGCACGACATACAAAAAGATAATAATGAGGAAAAGTCAGTGACAGATTCTCACACCCTTTTAGAAAAAAAACTTACTGACATTATTACGTTTCAAACACTTATTAAAGATACATTTCAATCAATGAAACCTGAAACAAAGTACCAGTGA
- a CDS encoding peptidylprolyl isomerase, with amino-acid sequence MKKLAIAATIAAGMITLSACSSDDSETVVETASGNITQEAFYEELKELSGSTVLEQMVTQTILEDNYEVDEDQLDEQLQVYKDQYGDQWETILTSSGYADEEAFREDLKLQLLQQEALIEDIEVTDEEIEQRYERMQTEIEASHILVADEETAIDIKAQLDDGADFATLAEENSTDTASAAEGGSLGYFTAGDMVAEFEEAAYSMEVDAISDPVETTNGWHIIQVTDKRDAEEAPEPLEDIRDDIRDEIALTKVDDTAAQEKLDQLMEDADIDVKIEEFEDLFTAEEETATE; translated from the coding sequence ATGAAAAAACTAGCTATCGCAGCAACTATAGCAGCTGGGATGATCACATTATCTGCATGTTCATCCGACGATTCCGAAACAGTAGTAGAAACAGCTTCAGGTAACATTACTCAAGAGGCCTTTTATGAGGAGTTAAAAGAACTTAGTGGAAGTACTGTTTTAGAGCAGATGGTAACCCAAACTATTTTAGAAGACAACTATGAAGTAGATGAAGATCAGTTAGATGAACAATTACAAGTATATAAAGATCAATACGGCGATCAATGGGAAACAATCTTAACATCAAGTGGTTATGCTGATGAAGAGGCTTTTCGTGAAGATTTAAAACTTCAACTTTTACAACAAGAGGCTTTAATTGAAGATATAGAAGTTACAGATGAAGAAATCGAGCAACGTTATGAGAGAATGCAAACTGAAATTGAAGCAAGTCACATTTTAGTAGCTGATGAAGAAACAGCAATTGACATTAAAGCACAATTAGATGATGGTGCTGACTTCGCTACATTAGCTGAAGAAAATTCTACCGATACAGCTTCTGCTGCTGAAGGTGGAAGTTTAGGCTACTTCACTGCTGGCGACATGGTAGCAGAATTTGAGGAAGCTGCTTACAGCATGGAAGTTGACGCAATCAGCGACCCTGTAGAAACAACTAATGGATGGCACATCATTCAAGTAACGGACAAGCGTGATGCAGAAGAAGCTCCTGAACCTTTAGAAGACATTCGTGATGATATTCGCGATGAAATTGCTTTAACTAAGGTTGACGATACAGCTGCACAAGAGAAATTAGATCAATTAATGGAAGACGCTGATATCGATGTTAAAATCGAAGAATTCGAAGACTTATTTACAGCTGAAGAAGAAACTGCTACAGAATAA
- a CDS encoding ABC transporter permease, with protein MLDFISKIPIAEGVSSFTDWLTNTFAFLFDPIKNQFGDFMELVADSLAAVPPIIVILIVAILAFFVTGKKYGLAVFSIVGLWLVYNQGLWEELMYTFSLVLIASVLSIVIGVPIGILMSKSKIAETIIEPILDFMQTMPAFVYLIPAVAFFSIGMVPGIFASLIFATPPTVRFTNLGIRQVSKELVEASDAFGSTGSQKLFKVELPMARGTIMAGINQTVMLSLSMVVIASMIGAPGLGREVLSSLQRAQVGTGFVAGIGIVILAIIIDRFTQNLNK; from the coding sequence ATGCTTGATTTTATTTCAAAAATACCAATAGCCGAGGGAGTTAGTTCATTTACTGACTGGCTTACAAACACATTTGCGTTCCTATTTGATCCAATAAAAAACCAGTTTGGTGATTTTATGGAGTTGGTTGCAGATAGTTTAGCTGCTGTTCCCCCAATTATAGTTATCTTAATCGTTGCTATTTTAGCATTTTTCGTTACTGGAAAAAAATATGGTTTAGCTGTATTTTCTATTGTAGGTTTGTGGTTAGTATATAACCAAGGCTTATGGGAAGAGTTAATGTATACTTTCTCCTTAGTTTTAATAGCAAGTGTATTATCGATTGTCATTGGTGTTCCAATTGGAATTCTAATGTCTAAAAGTAAGATTGCAGAAACAATTATTGAACCAATTCTTGATTTCATGCAGACAATGCCGGCATTTGTATACTTAATTCCTGCGGTTGCATTCTTTAGTATTGGAATGGTCCCAGGTATCTTTGCATCATTAATATTTGCTACACCACCGACAGTTCGTTTTACGAATCTAGGTATTAGACAAGTTTCTAAAGAATTGGTTGAAGCATCTGATGCATTTGGTAGTACTGGTTCGCAAAAGTTATTTAAAGTTGAACTGCCGATGGCAAGAGGAACGATTATGGCTGGGATTAACCAAACAGTTATGTTATCCTTGTCAATGGTTGTTATAGCATCGATGATTGGTGCTCCAGGTTTAGGTCGTGAAGTATTATCTTCACTTCAACGTGCTCAAGTAGGTACTGGTTTTGTTGCTGGTATCGGAATAGTTATTTTAGCAATTATTATTGATCGCTTTACTCAAAACTTGAATAAGTAA
- a CDS encoding glycine betaine ABC transporter substrate-binding protein: protein MFKLTWKHLGLALVLMLSLVLAACGGEEDEETTEDSGDTEEATGADLGNEELELVYVEWDSEVASTNVIAQVLESQGYDVDVTPIDNAVMWQSVASGDADGMVAAWLPATHGDLFDEFGDQVEQLGPNLEGAKIGLVVPEYMDISSIGELADVEGLDNTITGIEPGAGVVQAAETSVEDYALDGWEVQTSSSGAMATALGEAVDNEEPIVVTGWTPHWMFAAYDLKYLEDPEESFGGAETIETMVRQGLEEDSPAAYQILDQFNWEASDMEEVMLEVYNGTDIEEAAANWIEANPDKVDEWVAGLE, encoded by the coding sequence ATGTTTAAATTAACATGGAAACATTTAGGCTTAGCACTTGTACTTATGCTTTCGTTAGTACTAGCTGCATGTGGCGGCGAAGAAGATGAAGAAACTACTGAAGATAGTGGTGATACAGAAGAAGCAACTGGTGCTGATTTAGGTAATGAAGAACTTGAATTAGTTTATGTAGAGTGGGATTCTGAAGTTGCATCTACAAACGTAATTGCACAAGTATTAGAATCACAAGGTTATGATGTCGATGTTACACCGATTGATAATGCAGTAATGTGGCAGTCAGTAGCTTCTGGCGATGCTGATGGTATGGTAGCTGCATGGTTACCTGCAACACACGGTGATTTATTTGATGAATTTGGTGATCAAGTAGAACAATTAGGTCCGAATTTAGAAGGCGCTAAAATTGGTTTAGTAGTACCTGAGTACATGGACATTTCTTCTATTGGTGAACTTGCTGATGTTGAAGGTCTTGACAATACAATTACTGGTATTGAGCCTGGTGCTGGTGTAGTGCAAGCTGCAGAAACATCAGTTGAAGATTATGCTTTAGATGGTTGGGAAGTTCAAACATCTTCTAGTGGTGCAATGGCAACTGCTTTAGGTGAAGCGGTAGATAATGAAGAACCGATCGTAGTAACTGGTTGGACACCACACTGGATGTTTGCTGCATATGACCTTAAGTATCTAGAAGATCCTGAAGAGTCATTTGGTGGAGCAGAAACAATTGAAACAATGGTACGTCAAGGACTAGAAGAAGACAGTCCTGCAGCATATCAAATTCTTGATCAGTTTAACTGGGAAGCTTCTGATATGGAAGAAGTAATGTTAGAGGTTTATAATGGTACGGATATTGAAGAAGCAGCAGCTAACTGGATTGAAGCTAATCCAGATAAAGTTGACGAATGGGTTGCTGGCTTAGAATAA
- a CDS encoding HD domain-containing protein: MPEDTTYFYQFVPITYSISAEKKQEILESFPPPNLPNGESFFNIQEEEQGTKVKERLLLNDFEVKLTKTNKQYLRLSFSNNNGMIQAKMWDNQGAITENLPLLEKYTVFDIEGVVDAFLGNKSVTIQKIQVCKEEVNPFTLLPYTQQSLEDLTTELFAYLSELSDPYKEIAFAALRRFWKDFRMAPAAKGYHHNYLGGLLKHTVGLMRFARYITTLDANPFQATIKLINVVEKAYKNELWSNFQDEIDNQHATVWKDTIDHLYHMLQGMMKHHETPLNADLLITSILYHDIGKLLEYDYAGKSFDPFSFLYPTADMSITQDRKQAGITMDPLGVLVGHIPYGVLLLTKVIETDKIVVPIEAIHNMSHCILCHHGLPEWGAAVRQPQTMEGYIIHIVDYLDSRYENTEKIK, from the coding sequence ATGCCAGAAGATACAACATACTTTTATCAATTTGTACCAATAACATATTCTATTTCAGCAGAAAAGAAACAAGAAATCCTTGAATCGTTTCCCCCACCTAATTTGCCTAATGGGGAGTCTTTCTTCAATATCCAAGAAGAAGAACAGGGTACTAAAGTAAAAGAACGTTTGTTGTTAAATGATTTTGAGGTGAAGTTAACGAAAACAAACAAACAATATTTACGTTTATCTTTCAGTAATAATAACGGAATGATACAAGCTAAAATGTGGGATAATCAAGGGGCAATCACAGAGAACCTACCTCTTCTAGAAAAATATACTGTATTTGACATTGAGGGAGTTGTTGATGCGTTCCTAGGTAATAAATCGGTCACTATTCAAAAGATACAAGTATGTAAAGAAGAAGTAAATCCATTTACGCTTTTACCTTACACACAACAGAGCTTAGAAGATTTAACAACAGAGTTATTTGCTTACTTATCTGAATTATCCGATCCATATAAGGAAATTGCATTTGCCGCTTTGCGACGATTTTGGAAAGACTTTCGTATGGCACCTGCTGCAAAAGGCTACCATCATAATTATTTAGGGGGCTTATTAAAACATACTGTTGGGTTAATGCGTTTTGCACGTTATATTACAACATTGGATGCCAATCCTTTTCAAGCAACGATAAAATTAATTAATGTTGTGGAAAAGGCCTATAAAAATGAGTTATGGTCAAACTTTCAAGACGAAATAGACAATCAACATGCTACAGTATGGAAAGATACAATTGACCACCTTTATCACATGTTGCAAGGAATGATGAAGCACCATGAAACACCACTTAATGCTGATCTATTAATCACAAGTATTTTATATCATGATATAGGGAAATTATTAGAATATGATTATGCAGGTAAATCGTTTGATCCATTTTCCTTTTTGTATCCGACAGCGGATATGAGCATTACACAAGACCGAAAACAGGCCGGTATAACGATGGACCCATTAGGTGTTCTCGTTGGTCATATCCCTTATGGTGTCTTATTACTTACAAAAGTAATTGAAACGGATAAAATAGTCGTTCCTATTGAGGCAATCCACAATATGTCACATTGTATCCTTTGCCACCATGGCTTACCTGAATGGGGAGCTGCGGTCAGACAACCGCAAACAA
- a CDS encoding YtxH domain-containing protein, with translation MANGKALLFGFLAGGVVSAAATLLSAPKSGKELREDVKTRSDDIVHSLDRIKDDGKLLTEQIANTSKEGAALIKELSNDVKNSIESWKNTIEPHQKNIQKYLGQIEERLKELEDQTSKRA, from the coding sequence ATGGCAAATGGTAAAGCATTATTATTCGGATTTTTAGCAGGTGGGGTTGTTAGTGCAGCTGCCACACTATTGAGCGCGCCAAAATCAGGTAAAGAATTACGTGAAGATGTTAAAACGCGTAGTGATGATATCGTACATTCACTCGATCGAATTAAAGATGATGGGAAACTGTTAACGGAACAGATTGCAAATACTTCTAAAGAAGGCGCAGCCCTAATTAAAGAATTATCGAATGATGTAAAGAACTCGATTGAAAGTTGGAAGAATACAATTGAGCCACATCAAAAAAATATCCAAAAATATCTAGGTCAAATTGAAGAACGACTAAAAGAGTTAGAAGATCAAACAAGCAAACGCGCATAA